In the genome of Dyadobacter fermentans DSM 18053, the window TGTCTATGAAAATGGCTATTATCGTGTCGTAGAAACTCTCATCATGGAAAATTCAATTAAAATCGGCGCCAAATCATGAGCAACGTTTTCAGAAGAAGGGACGGGTTCGACGGAGAAAAACTGATCAGTTTACCGCCGGGGATTTTGAAGGATGTCGCGCAAAGAAATCCCGCGCTTTTTCAGATTTACATTACCCATATCGGCTACTTCCCGAAGGCGCTTTTCCATTACCGCGAGCGCCGGAAAGGTTGTGAAGATAATATCCTGATTTACTGCATTCAGGGAAAAGGGCATTACGTGATCGGCGACAAGAAATTCGAAGTTTCCGCCAATCAGTTTATTCTGCTGCCGGCAACGGATCAATATATACGTTATTGGGCCGATCATGACGATCCGTGGACCATTTACTGGGTGCATTTTACGGGTGCCGGGATCGACAATTTTAACCAGTCGCTGCAAATCGCGCCGCAGAAAGGGCCGGTCGATATTTTGTTCAATGAAAAAACCCTGGATATCTGGCACCGCATTTACCAGAGCCTGGAAATGGGTTACAGCCTGGAAAACCTGGCGAATGCAACCATGTGCCTGCATTACTTCACCGCCATGTTCCTTTTCCCCGAAAAGCACCTGACCACAGAAGGCACGGAAAAGACAGACCTGATTACCGAAACCATCACGCACATGCGGCTGAATCTGGACCAGAAATTATCGGTAGAAGACATGGCCCGCCAGCACCAGCTTTCCTGCTCGCATTTTTCGATGCTTTTCCGGAAAGGCACGGGCATGGCGCCGGTCGATTATTTTATCCATTTAAAAATGCAGAAAGCCTGTCAGCTGATCTATGCCAATGAAGGCAAAATCAAGGAAATTGCCATGAGTCTTGGCTACGACGATCCATTTTACTTTTCAAGAGTTTTTAAGAAAAACATGGGGCAATCCCCTGAACAATATAAGCTCACTGCCAAGAAGTTAGGGTAACACCTCGACTTCAAAATTCGTTTAAAGCACTTGGGGCGGATCGCGTTGCAGGGAGCTTGTTTAATTTAAGTCTGTAAATTTCCGGGCATTATCAATCTGTTCTATGACTACTATCCTGTCAAATGCCGATTCCTTTCAGCTCGAAGCCGCAATTGCCGGAAATCACGCCGATCTGTTTTTTCTGGATGCCCAGGCAAAAGGAGGCCTCATAGCGCAGGAAGCCGGATGCAGCTGGACCTACATACCAACAGAACAGAGTGGAACCATACCTTTTCCGAGTACCCCTGACGGCACGTCGGCCCTCGATGCCATATCAGGCTTTTATCAGACACATCCGGTCCGCAATCTGGGGGTTTGGTCCCTAAGTCCTGCCGAAACAACCGATCTGGATGTAATGCTCCTCGCGAGGGGGTTCCAGCTTGGATGGCAGCCTTGCTGGATGGCAATAGAGATTGCCACGCTGCGCTCCGACTTTGTTGCGCCTAATGATCTCCTGATAAAGCCGGATAATGAGACATTGCTGCATAGCCTCACCGCACTTCCTTATTCAGGAAAGGACAGTTGTGGAAATACAAATCTTCAAAACTCAAATCCTGACCAAGTGCAGCGCTTCGTGGCCCTGTGGCAGGGCAAAGTGGCGGCACAGGGCCTGGTGGTGTTTGGCGGCGGGGTCGCCGGTATTTATAATGTAGGCGTAGTACCGGAGGCCCGGGGAAAGGGCATTGGCAAGGCCATTGTTTCGGCAGCTTGCCTGCATGCCTTTCAAAAAGGCTATCATTATGCGACATTGAACGCCAATAACATGGGACGACCACTTTATGAGCAGCTGGGTTTTAAATGGATCAATGACGGTCTCACCTGGTGGATCACCGATGACCGGCTAAGCACCCGTCCGCCCGGCCCGGGACAGGTTGCCCTTGCGGAGGCCGTAGGAAAAGGCAACCTATCCATCTTGGACACGCTGCCCGCCGCTGATTTGAATGTACCACTTTGCAATGGAATGCGGCTTTTGGAGCTGGCAGCACATTGCCGACAAGAAGCTTCCGCCGAATGGCTGATCGCGCATGGTGCTTTGTGCAGCGTTCTTGATGCGTGGGATATGGGGTGGGAAAACCGTTGTATCGCAATGCTGTCCCAAGAGCCTGCGGCAGCAAATCAACTTTACGGAATGCACCGATATACCCTTCTGCATGTGGCAGTGGAGAGAAATGATATTGCGCTGGCGCGGCTGGCCTTATCCGCAAATCCCGACCTCCGGCTTCGGGATAAGATCCACGGAGGCACTGCGTTGAATTGGGCCCAACACCTGCACCGGCATGAGATACAAGAGCTGATTCAAGCTCATTATAGCCGACATTAATGCCGGAAAATCGCGGGCTACCTGGGTTTCACGCCTGAAACGTTGAGCCGCATCCGCAAGGGAAACATGCATTTTGTAAAATTTCTTGATTACAATCAATTTTTTAGCGGGGACGAATTGCTTGTTTTGCCTTAACAAACCGCTGTTGCTATGAAACCTTCCGAAATCATCAACCTGGGTAACGGGCTCGAAATCCATTTTTGCCTGGACGCTGCCGACACGAATGCCCAGTTCACACTATTCAAATGCGTGATCCATCCCAATGCCAAGGTTCCCGCCGCGCACTATCACGACAATTTTGACGAAACCTTGTACGGTTTGAAGGGCTCGCTCACACTCTCTGTAGATGATCAGGTAGTGCAGCTCGGCCCCGGCGACCATTATTTCATCAAGCGGGGACGGGTTCACAGCTTTTACAACAACACCGACGAAACAGTCGAAATCCTCGCCTATGCCAATCCCGGCGTTTTTACTTCTAATTACTTTAAAGACATCCTGGGCATCATCAGCGCCGCAGGCCCGCCGGACATGGCGAGGCTAAAAGAAGTGATGCTGCAATACGGGCTGGTGCCGGTGGCCAACTAGAAGCCTTGAAGCAGGCACCGACACCGATCACCGTCCAGCGAAAACTTCATGAATACGTAGACTAAGGTCCCAACACCGCAAACTTTCGCCGTCTCATATCAAGTAACAGCCGTTTTTGCAGAAACAGTTTGTTGCCCGACACCCCTCCTATTCCAATCTTTTTCATTTGGTCTTCTTGCCGGGCATCGACGCCTTCCATATAAGTAACATGCCCAATCGGTATCCACCGGGAGGCCATCCTGAGGCTATCGGCTGCCTGTACGGCGACACTTCCGCTTGCCGCCGGCACGGCATGGGAAATGCTGGTAACCAGGGCACAGCTGAGGGTCAATCAGTCTATTCTGGTTCACGGCGGCGCAGGTGGTGTGGGTATTCCAACCATTCAGATCGCGAAAGCCATGGGAGCAGTCGTATTTACGACAGCAAGGAAAGTCCATCACCAGTTTCTGCTTGACCTGGGTGCCGATCATGTGATCGACTATGAAAGCGAAAACTATATTGACGTTATTCAGCGACTTACAAGAGGTAATGGAGTAGATGTCGTGATTGACACCCTAGGCGGTAACACGCTGTCGATAGCGGGCTGGTGCTTAGTCAACTGGGACAAGTAGTGACCTTAGTCGACATTGAGAAGCCGCAAAACCTGATCCACGCGTGGGGGAAAAATGCCACTTACCATTTTGTATTCACCAGGCAGACCAGAAACAAAATGGACGAGCTCACAAAGCTCGTGGAATCCGGTAAGCTAAAACCTGTATTAAACAAAGTTTTCCCATTGGCTGACATAGGAAAGGCGCACAGCTTGCTTGAATTCAAAGACGGGGATGAAAATTTTTATGGAAAGATTGGTATAGAGATAGGTCATTGAGATGAAGATAGGGGTCTGATTGTCGGGCTTGTCATAGCTAAAAACACGTGTAAGAAAAGGTATTCCAGTCTGATAAAAATTGATTGAAATCAAGAAATATCGGCGGGTATGTGGCGTATTTTGTGACCATACAACCACAATTTATGTATTTGCTACTGCCTTATCCCTTATGCAAAAACTTTACATCAGCCTCCTTCTTGTTTTCCTCTGCGCTGCGGGCGTGAAGGCGCAATACATCACGATTTGGAAGACAGACAACCCCGGTTCCAGTACCGATCACCAGATTCTTATCCCCGCAACCGGCACTAATTACAGTATCACCTGGCAGGAGGTTGGAAACCTCGCAAATAGTGGTGCAGAGACCGCATCAGGATATCATACGCTCACTTTTCCCAATCCCGGGATTTATGAGGTGAGTATTTCACCTGGCAGCGGGACCTTCACAAAAATTCAATTCGATAGCCAAAACGACAATGCCAAGCTCCTGGAAATCAAGCAGTGGGGTGATATCCAGTGGGAAAATATGGACCGGGCATACTCCCGTTGCACCAATATGCGCATTACCGCAAGCGATATCCCCAATCTACAAAATGTAACTTCTACCTACGGAATGTTCAGCTATTGCAGCTCGATCACCACCATTCCCGGAATCAACAGCTGGGACGTCAGTTCTGTGACCGAAATGGATGGGATGTTTGGCTTCACGAGCTGGAATGAACCAATCAACAATTGGGATGTCAGCAATGTAATCTATATGGGAGGCATGTTTCATGGTTCGCAGTTTAATCAACCGATCGGGAACTGGGACGTGAGCAAGGTGACGGACATGTCATCGATGTTCGCAGAAGCAAAAGATTTCAACCAACCGCTCAACACCTGGGATGTAAGCAGTGTGACGAACATGTATTCCATGTTCAACGCAGCGACAAGCTTTAACCAGCCACTGGATAACTGGAATGTTAGCCAGGTCACCAATACAATTCAGATGTTCGAGAGGGCGAGCGCATTTAACGGTACTATCGGCAGCTGGAACACAGGCAACGTATGGGAAATGAGCAGAATGTTTAAAGAGGCCACCAGTTTTAATCAATCCCTGGATAACTGGGATGTCGGCCAGGTTACTGACATGGCCGAGATGTTTTATGGCGCCAGCGCTTTTAATGGTGCAATTGGCAGTTGGAATGTTGGTAATGTGCAAATTATGCACGCGATGTTTGGTGATGCGTCATCGTTTAATCAGCCTATTAATAATTGGGACGTAAGCCAGGTGGAAGATATGTCGTTAATGTTTTCCAACGCCACTGCATTTAACCAGCCACTCAGCAACTGGTCGCTGGCGAATTCGCCCAATATGTTTGAGACACTGGCATTTACGGGAATTGATTGCGTAAATATGTCTCTTACACTGGAAGGATGGGCTGCAAATCCCAACACTTCTGATAATATCCTGATGGGCGCGCAAGGCGTTGATTACGGCACCTCTGCCGCCCAGGCACTTGAAACGCTCCAGAATGCCAAAGGCTGGATGATCGAGATTGGTGAAGAAGTGGAATGCGCTGCACTGGAAGTTTCGCTGATCAGCTTTGATGCGAAAAGTAGCAATGGCATAATCCGGCTTGAATGGTCCACAGCTTCGGAAACTGACAATGACTATTTTGAAGTGGAGCGGCTTGACAGGTCCCGCAAATGGGTGCCGATCGGGCGCGTTAAAGGGGCGGGGACAGCGACGTCGGTACAAAAATATCTGCTGGACGACTTGGACCCGATGGACGGTACAGCTTACTACCGATTAAAAATCGTAGATTTTAACGGAAAAACCGACTATTCCAGCATTCAGGCGATCACCCTGAAAACCGGCTCTGTGATACATATCTTCCCTAATCCGACAAGCGATTTTATCACCATATCAGGAAAAGACAATGGATACCTGAGAATCTTTAATACTTCGGGTAAGCAAATGGCGCAGGTAAAGAAAACTTCTGAGACAATCCTTATTCCCGTCAATGAGCTACCAATCGGAATTTATATGATCAAATCGGACTCTGGCTGGTTCTCGAAATTTGTGAAAGAATAGTTTTGAGCGTATTATCAAAAATGCTATTCAATAGTGATAATCTTATGGTATCGCTCGCTTGTTTTATCAACTTCTTTTATAAACACCTCATACTTTCCCGTTGGAACTTCTTTGGTAATGTTAAAAAGCGAGAAAGGGATGAAGGAATCCGTTTTACCGGAAAAGGGCAATTCGAAAGTTTCTCCCGTAGCCACATTTTTTAATAGCATAATTATGTTGCTCTTGTAACCTCCATCGCGCAGATCTGCAATAATCGGTTCACTTTTCTTGAAGGTTGTAACAGCCTTGTAAAGTGTGACTTCGCCCAAAACAGCATTTTTTTCATTTGAGAGAGTAGCTAGACTTGGCTGTCTGCTGTCTTTTTTGATTTCGAGGATATTGCGGTTGTAATTCCAATAAGATGGCATTTCCTTGCCATCAATAAAAAGTACCGCCTCGTAGTTCCCGCTTGGGAAAGAAGCTGGGATATCATGTTTTAAGCTGAGATGGCTATTAGGGGATAGTTCCAGCCGCACTGGTGCAGTGAAATCGTTTCTGAGCTCCATGATATACTGATGTTCCGGCAAGAGGTTATAGCCGAGATAGCTGATACCGCTTGAAGTATCCATGCTGACCGACGTAAAGGGTAATATTTGAACAACCGGCTTTCCATATTTCAAAACAAGCGCATCCGGAATAATTACTTTTCGATTTTGTTTCTGCACCGTGAGTTCGTACTCTCCGGCCTCCATTGCTGCGGGGATCATGGCAAAGAGATCATTGTTAGGGTTTTCAAGATAGTATGCCCCGCGCGAAGTGGTCACGATGCCAGTTTTCTTGTTTTTAATAAAAATATCAACGTCAGTAAGCCATTCATTTTTTTCAGTAATCGTTTCCGCAGTCCCTAGGTTTTGGACAGGTATGTATATAAATGTTTCCGTCCCGTCTAGCGTTTCTTCGTAGTCTTTGCCGGTCGAAGGAGCGGTCAGTGGGATTGTCGGATCGACGTATAAATAAAAGTTGCCCAAGTAAACTTTGCTATTCTTATTGTAGACGGTAAATTCAAGGCTACCCGTTTTCGAAAAGTTCAGCTTCATTTCTGCCGGGTTATATTCGTTCATGGCACCGTCCAGAATGACAAGATCTTCCATCATCTTGATCCTGACAGTCATCTCGTCACCTTTTGGATATGCCTTCGGCAATGTTATCACGATCCGATTGTGGTGCGGCCCATTTTCTTCAATCGTGGCGAAACGGATATTTTCCTGAGGAACATTGTCAATCGCAAAAGAAAGTAAACCGGTTGGAAGACTCCGGGTCAATATCTCGGGAGCAGGCGCGTCATCTTTCTTTTTGCAGGCAACCAATAAAATAAGTAGCAGAAGCGGGTAAAGGTGACGCACAGGATTTTGGAGTTAAGTGAAGGTATAGCGGAAGTTACATAGATTTTCGTTTCCAGTAATATTTAGTTTATAGTATCATACAATCATGAGTTGTGCAACAACCACGGGCGCTTTGTACAACTTGTAGCTATTCATCTCCCCATACAAAAAACCGCTTCTCAATTTTTTTATACCAGTTGGCCGTTCTCATATACTTTTGATACCGATGGCCAACAACTTACTTCCATTCCATTACAATTCACATAGCCTTTTCTGCATTTGAACAGGATTCTTGTTCTTGCCCAACATCTTGTCTGCCAATTTTGCATTGCCTTGAAAGCATGCTGCGGGAACGTGTATCCGCTGAACTTTCAGGATACATTATCAAAAATCACCAGCCATGAAATTCAAAACGACGTTTTTAAGCGCAGGCCTGCTCATCGGCCTGATCGCCTGCCAGCAAAGTCAGGAATCCTCTGATTCCCCGGAAAAGGCAACGCTCACATTAACCTTTAACGGCAAAACCAAAACGTATAGAGATGCTAGTATTTCCGAAGGAAAGCTCGGATCAATCGTCAGCATCGGTATTACTGCTGGCTCAACCGGGGATGACTATCTCTCGCTGACCGCGTTTGGTGACCAGGCGGGAACGTATCCTTACAAACAGGACATCGGAAACTACACCCAGGTAAGCCAGGTTGAATACAAAATTGACGGGACGGTGTTCAACAACTACTTCACGCAGATCTGCCCGGACAAATCCGGCTACTCCTCTTCAAAGGGCGAAATTAAAATCACTGAATATACGCCCGGCAAACGTGCAAAAGGCACATTCTCCGGAGCATTGTTCGATGCCAACAATCCGGAGGAGTGTAACCCGGACAGCGCTGCTTTCAGCGGCGAGTTTGATATAACTGTTAATTGAGGATTCGGATTTTTTCACTAATGTTATGAAAAACTACGTTATCTGGCTTGGGCTTCTGGTCCTGGCGCCCGGCATATCATCCGCCCAAAAACTGCGTTTGGGCTATTTTGGAGAAACAATCACGCATTACGGCTTAAAAGGCGCTTATGAAGTACCTTTGGCAGGCTCGGTATCCTCCCGCAATGCGGCAAAACGCCTTTTATATGGCTCACTCGGCATTGCCGGTTACAGGCATCCCCAAAACCATGTTGGCATGATTCTCTCTCCTGAAATTGGTTTCCGAAGGATTGGGAAAAGAGGCGCGCTTTTTGAATTTGCCATTGCCCCATCATACTTCCGCTATTTCCTCGAAGGCCGCACGTTCGAAGCTACATCCGACGGCGACTTCGAGCGGGTTCGCTTCGCAGGAGGCAATGCCTTCTTGCCCACGGTTTCAATCGGCGTCGGTCACGACTTATCAGTCCGTAAAAAGGTGCCGCTCGCATGGTACGTGAGGCTGAACGTCATGCAGCAGCGCCCTTACAACACTTCTAATCTGGTGCGCTTTGCCCTGGAAGCTGGAACATTAATCCCCCTCAAAAAACGATGAGAATACTAACTAGACTACTGGCGATCTGCCTGATAGCCGGACTGACCAGCTGTAAGGACAAGGACGCCAAGCCACGCGAAGATCAGACGCTGTTTTTGCGTCATAAGGGCGCGGATATGCCCATTTGGGTAAAGGGAAACAGCCAGGCCAAAAAAATTGTGCTTTTCGTCCACGGCGGGCCGGGCGACTGCGCGATGTGTTACCGCTATTACCTGAAAGACCTCGAAGAAGATGTGATGATGGCATACTGGGACCAGCGCGTGGCCGGTGCTTCCTCGGGCAAAGTAGACCCTGCTACCCTGCGTTACGGGCAGTTTGGTGAAGATATGCAGCTGGTGATCAGGCTGCTGAAAAAGCAATATCCCGATACCGAAGTGTACCTGCTCGCGCACAGCTTTGGCGTGGAGCTTGCATGGCAGTATTTAACCACCGGCAACAACCAGCAGCAGGTGGCTGGCGCCATGATGGTGAATGGAATGTATTCCTATTACCACTGGCTTTACCAAGTGCGCGAATGGGCATTGAAACAGGCGAAAGAAAAAGGCAACACCCAAGCCGAAGATTTTCTAACGGCTAATCCGGTCACTCCGCAAAACACCCAAACTGTCGATTGGGAAGGCATTTACCGCTGGATGCACAAGCTGGACGGCAACCCTGTCTCGCTTTATTCGGATAAAAAATATGTCATCAATTATGCCTTCGGCTCACCCAACACAGCGCTGGCACAGTTCACCCACAGCAAAGCATACGGCTACTACGGGGATATTGAAAGCAAGACATTTGAGAAAGGTGATCTGCTTAAAAACGTCACTGTCCCGATCGGTCTCTTCTGGGGTGCAAAAGACGGGATCGTGCCGGTAGAGATCGGCCGGCAGAGCCGCACGCTGCTTACAAACAGCCAGGTAACCTGGACGACCTTCGAAGAGTCATGGCACGAGCCGTTCATCACCCAGACGGCCGATTTTGGAAACGCGGTGCGAGCGTTTGTGAAGTGATTGAGCCACTCTTTACAAATTTGGTCAACACTTTACCATCATCCACAAATGACATCAACCAACCAAAAAGCATTAAAAGAAGCGTTCCGGCAGAAGAAATTCAGGATAGGCGTGTTTCAACTTCGCAACCTGACCAATCAGAAGATCCTCATTGGAAGCAATGTAAACCTGGATGCGTACTGGAACAGAATGCGAAGCGAGCTAAAATTGGGCGCGTTTCGAAATGCTGAGTTGCAACAGGAATGGAATGAGTTCGGTGAGACGAGCTTTGCATTTGAAATACTGGCTGAAATTCAGCAGGACGAATCGCAAGCACGCAACTACGCCCGCGAAGCAAAAGAGCTTGAAAAGCTGCACGTCGACGAGCTTCAACCATTTGGTGAGCGCGGGTATCATTTCAAAAAAATTTAGTCCGATATGTCTTACAATTTGCTTGTGCATCCACTGGAAATAGAATTTGTTTCCGGTCAGGGACTTGAAACAACCTATCCGGTGCTGATTGAGAACGGCCCGCAAAAAATCCTGGTTGACACTGGCTATGCCGGCTCCGCTGCATTGATTGAAAAGGCGCTTGGCGCACTGGGGACCGGATTTGATCAAATAACCGACATTGTGATAACACACCATGATCTGGACCATGTCGGCGGATTGCATGAAATATGTGAGCAGCATCCGCGCATCCGCGTCCATGCATCCGCACAGGAGGCGCAATTCATCAATGGCTCATGCAAAGCGCCCCGACTTGTGCAAGCCGAATCCATGTTCGGTTCACTGCCGCCTTCCGACAGAGAATGGGCGCGTGCATTTCAATCGCAGCTCGAAGACATCCGGCCCGTGCCCGTTCACCACATTTTACAAGAGCACCCGGAACGTTTAGCAGGCATTCAAATCATCCCAACACCCGGTCATACCCCAGGGCACATCTCACTATATCTGCCTGAGCAAATGACATTGATTGCCGGCGACGCGGTGGTATATGTGAATGGAAAACTCGATATCGCCAACCCAGCATTTACGCTAGACCTGCCGGAAGCAGTCAATTCGGTGAAAAAGATTGCAAACCTACGCGTAACGCAGCTGATTTGTTTTCATGGCGGCGTGGTCGAAAACTCACAGCCACTACTCGGAGAAATGTTGGGAGGTTATAGATAGTCTATTAGCATGAAAACAATTGCGAATACTTGGAGGAATGAGTTGGGAATCAACTGTGACCTACTACCACAGAAATGCTGTAACCTTTATTTCTAGTCCAAGTCTCTACATGTCAACAATCAATATACGACCAGCCCATTTAGAGGACAAAATTGCATTACAAATGTTGTACAAGCGAACCATAGACTACGCTTGTACAAACGATTATGACCAGCAACAGCGCGACGCCTGGAAACGAGGCACAGAAAATGAATCACGATGGGATCAAGCGATAAGCGAACAGTTCTTTGTAATTGCGGAAATGGATCGCGAGATAGTCGGCTTCGGCTCCCTGAAAAACGGATGTTACATAGACTTTATGTATACTGACTCACGCCACTTGCGCAAGGGTATCGGCTTAGCCATTTACAAGCAGCTGGAAGCACAAGCAATAGATCGGGGCACCCAGGTGCTGACAGCTGACGTTAGCAAAACAGCACGGCCGTTTTTTGAAAAGCAGGGCTTCTCTATCATTCGAGAAAATCACAATTTGATTCGAGGAGTCCTGATTACCAACTACCACATGCAAAAGAAGTCAATCGGCGACGCAGGCTTTCCCACCAGCCGCTAAATAGATTTGTGTTGCCACGCAAGGGCAGTTTGGCTATGCTCAAACACGACGGTCAGTCCGGTCTCGACGCCTTCAAATCCCGCCCCTTCGATTTGTGCGTGCTCGATATCAAAATGCCAAAAAAAGACGGTTTCACGCTCGCTGAGGAAATCAAGCAGATCGACGAAACCATACCGATCATTTTTAATTATATCCTGAGTCCAAAACCTATCCTTAAAGTGCCGAAGTGTATTGGTATGTCTGGTGAATCACTAAGTAAGTTTCGCCCCATGGCTCCAAAAATATCGACATACACACGCTTAAAGATGGATTGCTGATAACCTAGTGAAAGTCCTGGCCCAAAGTGTTGCTTGGATTGATAATGTCCCCACCTTGTTGTAGCATACCTAAGGAATTCAACATGTGGCGCAAAATATATTCCTGATAAATTGTTACCCCCGGTACCTTTCCGGATGTTCCGCTTTTGCAAGGCATAGAACCGAAATTGAACAATTGGTTGCAGTTGGTAAGAGTAATCAAATATTTCATTGCCATCAGCTTTGTAGCTTCTACGAAACTCCTTCCGAAAATCTGAAAATACCTGGGCATTGACAGAAAAGGGGCTTTGTCCGAATTTGCGCTCATAAGCGAATGCCGTCGTCAATTGAATTTTCCTCAATGACAATTCCAGACTTGGAAGGGACACCTTCCATTGTTTAAGGACGAACTGTTCACAGTTTAATATTTCACACAAAGGGGAACGGCTGGTGCGTTTCCAGTCGCCGATGGCCAACCCGATGTTGGTACGAGTGGTTATGGCCAGTTCCGTTGTTTGATCACCCGCTAACCATTCATTAGCCTGATAGTAACCATTTTGGTATGTCTGACGAAACAGGCCAACTGCAAATTCAAATCTCCCCTGACTTAAAAATCTGCGTTGTAGTCCGAACTCGATCCCCATCCTGGATAATTTAAAACGCCTCCAGTCATATCGGATCCGATGCTCATAGACTGCTGATAGAAAATTGCCGGTGAAATTGTTGGCACTTTTTTCCTGACTGATCCTTTTGGCCATATCGAAATACCATTTCCCTTGAACGTTTGCGACGAATGTACCAGCAAATTTAGGCGTGTAGTTATAGGGATTGGTAACCCCAATATTTACACCGATTGAGGCCGCAGGTAATATTTTAAACTCATAGCCGATCTCATAAGTAAGGTTCCTGACTTCGGAGCTATAAAATCTACTAAGATTGTCAGGATAAAACCCCAACCCAAACTTCAACATATGCCGGGTGGGCACTTTTGTCATGAAGATATTTTCGTATCTGTCAATGAACCGCTGCTTGGTAAGTGTGTCGGTTTCCTGGCTAAAAGTCACTTTGATTGTATCTTGGGAATACACTAATGGTGCTGCCAAGGAAAAAAAAAGTACGATTATATGGTTTCTCATTGACGGCTGGTGTTTTACACACAAGAGGTAATGTTATAATACTACCCGTTGTTACAAGGTGGATAAAAA includes:
- a CDS encoding zinc-binding dehydrogenase; translation: MLVTRAQLRVNQSILVHGGAGGVGIPTIQIAKAMGAVVFTTARKVHHQFLLDLGADHVIDYESENYIDVIQRLTRGNGVDVVIDTLGGNTLSIAGWCLVNWDK
- a CDS encoding MBL fold metallo-hydrolase, whose translation is MSYNLLVHPLEIEFVSGQGLETTYPVLIENGPQKILVDTGYAGSAALIEKALGALGTGFDQITDIVITHHDLDHVGGLHEICEQHPRIRVHASAQEAQFINGSCKAPRLVQAESMFGSLPPSDREWARAFQSQLEDIRPVPVHHILQEHPERLAGIQIIPTPGHTPGHISLYLPEQMTLIAGDAVVYVNGKLDIANPAFTLDLPEAVNSVKKIANLRVTQLICFHGGVVENSQPLLGEMLGGYR
- a CDS encoding BspA family leucine-rich repeat surface protein is translated as MIEIKKYRRVCGVFCDHTTTIYVFATALSLMQKLYISLLLVFLCAAGVKAQYITIWKTDNPGSSTDHQILIPATGTNYSITWQEVGNLANSGAETASGYHTLTFPNPGIYEVSISPGSGTFTKIQFDSQNDNAKLLEIKQWGDIQWENMDRAYSRCTNMRITASDIPNLQNVTSTYGMFSYCSSITTIPGINSWDVSSVTEMDGMFGFTSWNEPINNWDVSNVIYMGGMFHGSQFNQPIGNWDVSKVTDMSSMFAEAKDFNQPLNTWDVSSVTNMYSMFNAATSFNQPLDNWNVSQVTNTIQMFERASAFNGTIGSWNTGNVWEMSRMFKEATSFNQSLDNWDVGQVTDMAEMFYGASAFNGAIGSWNVGNVQIMHAMFGDASSFNQPINNWDVSQVEDMSLMFSNATAFNQPLSNWSLANSPNMFETLAFTGIDCVNMSLTLEGWAANPNTSDNILMGAQGVDYGTSAAQALETLQNAKGWMIEIGEEVECAALEVSLISFDAKSSNGIIRLEWSTASETDNDYFEVERLDRSRKWVPIGRVKGAGTATSVQKYLLDDLDPMDGTAYYRLKIVDFNGKTDYSSIQAITLKTGSVIHIFPNPTSDFITISGKDNGYLRIFNTSGKQMAQVKKTSETILIPVNELPIGIYMIKSDSGWFSKFVKE
- a CDS encoding GNAT family N-acetyltransferase produces the protein MTTILSNADSFQLEAAIAGNHADLFFLDAQAKGGLIAQEAGCSWTYIPTEQSGTIPFPSTPDGTSALDAISGFYQTHPVRNLGVWSLSPAETTDLDVMLLARGFQLGWQPCWMAIEIATLRSDFVAPNDLLIKPDNETLLHSLTALPYSGKDSCGNTNLQNSNPDQVQRFVALWQGKVAAQGLVVFGGGVAGIYNVGVVPEARGKGIGKAIVSAACLHAFQKGYHYATLNANNMGRPLYEQLGFKWINDGLTWWITDDRLSTRPPGPGQVALAEAVGKGNLSILDTLPAADLNVPLCNGMRLLELAAHCRQEASAEWLIAHGALCSVLDAWDMGWENRCIAMLSQEPAAANQLYGMHRYTLLHVAVERNDIALARLALSANPDLRLRDKIHGGTALNWAQHLHRHEIQELIQAHYSRH
- a CDS encoding GIY-YIG nuclease family protein, whose product is MTSTNQKALKEAFRQKKFRIGVFQLRNLTNQKILIGSNVNLDAYWNRMRSELKLGAFRNAELQQEWNEFGETSFAFEILAEIQQDESQARNYAREAKELEKLHVDELQPFGERGYHFKKI
- a CDS encoding alpha/beta fold hydrolase — its product is MRILTRLLAICLIAGLTSCKDKDAKPREDQTLFLRHKGADMPIWVKGNSQAKKIVLFVHGGPGDCAMCYRYYLKDLEEDVMMAYWDQRVAGASSGKVDPATLRYGQFGEDMQLVIRLLKKQYPDTEVYLLAHSFGVELAWQYLTTGNNQQQVAGAMMVNGMYSYYHWLYQVREWALKQAKEKGNTQAEDFLTANPVTPQNTQTVDWEGIYRWMHKLDGNPVSLYSDKKYVINYAFGSPNTALAQFTHSKAYGYYGDIESKTFEKGDLLKNVTVPIGLFWGAKDGIVPVEIGRQSRTLLTNSQVTWTTFEESWHEPFITQTADFGNAVRAFVK
- a CDS encoding cupin domain-containing protein, giving the protein MKPSEIINLGNGLEIHFCLDAADTNAQFTLFKCVIHPNAKVPAAHYHDNFDETLYGLKGSLTLSVDDQVVQLGPGDHYFIKRGRVHSFYNNTDETVEILAYANPGVFTSNYFKDILGIISAAGPPDMARLKEVMLQYGLVPVAN
- a CDS encoding AraC family transcriptional regulator: MSNVFRRRDGFDGEKLISLPPGILKDVAQRNPALFQIYITHIGYFPKALFHYRERRKGCEDNILIYCIQGKGHYVIGDKKFEVSANQFILLPATDQYIRYWADHDDPWTIYWVHFTGAGIDNFNQSLQIAPQKGPVDILFNEKTLDIWHRIYQSLEMGYSLENLANATMCLHYFTAMFLFPEKHLTTEGTEKTDLITETITHMRLNLDQKLSVEDMARQHQLSCSHFSMLFRKGTGMAPVDYFIHLKMQKACQLIYANEGKIKEIAMSLGYDDPFYFSRVFKKNMGQSPEQYKLTAKKLG
- a CDS encoding zinc-binding dehydrogenase is translated as MTLVDIEKPQNLIHAWGKNATYHFVFTRQTRNKMDELTKLVESGKLKPVLNKVFPLADIGKAHSLLEFKDGDENFYGKIGIEIGH